The Sorangiineae bacterium MSr11367 genome window below encodes:
- the glgA gene encoding glycogen synthase GlgA, which yields MEILFLSTELAPFVKVGGLADVVAALPKALRALGHRVTILLPRFPAFEQGLMFARRLTPLTFSLGDRTFEVTVFDGRLPSQIDIVLVDVPGLYDRPGVYGERGEDYADNALRFAVLSRAAAEIAAQRARSGVPFDIVHAHDWATGLVSAYLPELLPEGAKTRSVFTIHNVAHQGVFPKETVPQLGFDWGRFTVDGLEFYGKANLLKQAILSADVVTTVSATYAQELVTEGQGYQLEGVIRSRAPITGIVNGVDYAVWNPATDTAIAARYDAEDASNRARCRGALLHELGFSVDTTGGIVAFVGRLVPQKGVDLLLEAIPRLLRATEAVVVIAGDGDDATAARITQQAERSHGRVVFVRAASEPLVHRIFAGADIVTVPSRYEPCGLVQLYAQRYGAVPVVRATGGLVDTVVDCDAALETGTGFVFEEPTGEALLGAIERALAAREMEEWPRLVRRIMRLDRGWERPARRYEQVYRALSPAGAAGAT from the coding sequence CACCATCCTGCTGCCGCGCTTTCCGGCGTTCGAGCAGGGGCTCATGTTCGCGCGACGGCTGACGCCGCTCACGTTTTCGCTGGGCGATCGCACCTTCGAGGTGACCGTGTTCGACGGGCGGCTGCCTTCGCAGATCGACATCGTGCTGGTCGACGTGCCCGGCCTCTACGATCGGCCTGGTGTGTATGGCGAGCGCGGCGAGGACTACGCCGACAATGCGCTGCGCTTCGCGGTGCTGTCGCGCGCCGCGGCCGAGATTGCCGCCCAGCGGGCGCGCTCGGGGGTGCCGTTCGACATCGTGCACGCGCACGATTGGGCGACGGGCCTCGTCTCCGCGTACCTGCCGGAGTTGCTCCCCGAGGGCGCGAAGACGCGCTCGGTGTTCACGATCCACAACGTGGCGCACCAGGGCGTGTTCCCCAAAGAGACGGTCCCGCAGCTCGGCTTCGATTGGGGGCGCTTCACCGTCGATGGGCTGGAGTTTTACGGCAAGGCCAACCTGTTGAAGCAGGCGATCCTTTCGGCCGACGTGGTGACCACGGTGAGCGCGACGTATGCGCAGGAGTTGGTCACCGAGGGGCAGGGCTACCAGCTCGAAGGCGTGATTCGTTCGCGTGCCCCCATCACCGGCATCGTCAACGGCGTCGACTACGCCGTGTGGAACCCGGCGACGGACACCGCGATTGCTGCGCGCTACGATGCGGAAGATGCCTCGAACCGGGCGCGCTGCCGTGGGGCGCTGCTGCACGAGCTCGGGTTCTCCGTGGACACGACGGGCGGCATCGTGGCCTTCGTGGGCCGGCTGGTTCCGCAGAAGGGCGTCGATCTGCTGCTGGAGGCGATTCCGCGGCTGCTTCGCGCGACGGAGGCGGTCGTGGTCATCGCCGGCGACGGCGACGATGCGACGGCGGCGCGCATCACGCAGCAGGCGGAGCGCTCGCACGGGCGCGTGGTGTTCGTGCGCGCGGCGAGTGAGCCGCTGGTGCACCGCATTTTCGCCGGTGCGGACATCGTCACCGTGCCGAGTCGCTACGAGCCGTGCGGGCTGGTGCAGCTCTATGCGCAGCGCTACGGCGCGGTGCCGGTGGTGCGTGCGACGGGCGGCCTCGTCGACACGGTGGTCGATTGCGATGCGGCCCTGGAGACGGGGACCGGGTTCGTCTTCGAGGAGCCCACCGGCGAGGCGCTGCTCGGGGCCATCGAGCGCGCGCTGGCGGCGCGGGAAATGGAAGAGTGGCCTCGCCTGGTGCGGCGGATCATGCGCCTTGATCGAGGATGGGAACGGCCGGCTCGTCGTTATGAACAGGTATATCGGGCTCTTTCTCCGGCGGGGGCGGCGGGGGCCACGTGA